A window of Methanobacterium formicicum DSM 3637 contains these coding sequences:
- a CDS encoding DUF166 domain-containing protein encodes MKIYLLISGKYGSRVVNNLAEHGMASNIVGMEEFPQDLPEFIEDFTSYIPQNLPPADLIIAVGLSGDINMIVTYIAQETGAKSAIIPVYDPQQMPPGLQKEIQESAPDVRIVFPKPFCSLEPVGDAPIDEFATRFGKPVLFIKSDRYIKKVEVLRGAPCGSTDYIVRGLWSTPAEEAESSATLKLHNYPCNASSDTDPAVGDTSMHLASYQIKEAIKRGLGFAMKTAVVDPEKCNPEKCQEECIKSCPQVLIGLDTVTFNPDKMAEIDPATCGYCEICVRECPLDAIEIKSGRFKLNE; translated from the coding sequence ATGAAAATTTACCTTTTAATTTCAGGTAAGTATGGGAGTCGGGTGGTCAACAACCTGGCGGAGCACGGAATGGCCAGTAACATAGTGGGAATGGAAGAATTCCCCCAGGATCTACCGGAGTTCATAGAAGATTTCACCAGTTACATCCCCCAGAATTTACCCCCAGCAGATCTCATCATTGCAGTGGGACTATCCGGTGATATTAACATGATAGTCACCTACATAGCTCAAGAAACCGGTGCAAAATCTGCCATAATACCGGTGTACGATCCCCAGCAGATGCCCCCTGGACTGCAGAAGGAGATCCAAGAATCTGCCCCTGATGTCAGGATAGTTTTCCCCAAACCATTCTGTTCCCTGGAACCAGTGGGTGATGCACCCATAGATGAGTTTGCCACCAGATTCGGTAAACCAGTCCTGTTCATCAAGTCCGATAGATACATTAAAAAGGTTGAAGTTCTAAGGGGAGCGCCCTGCGGTTCCACAGATTACATTGTCAGGGGACTGTGGAGCACACCAGCAGAAGAAGCAGAATCAAGTGCCACCCTGAAACTCCACAACTATCCCTGTAATGCCAGCAGCGACACTGACCCTGCAGTGGGTGATACCAGCATGCACCTGGCCAGCTACCAGATAAAAGAAGCCATTAAACGGGGCCTCGGCTTTGCCATGAAAACCGCAGTGGTGGACCCAGAAAAGTGCAACCCAGAAAAGTGCCAGGAAGAGTGTATTAAAAGTTGCCCCCAGGTACTCATTGGACTGGATACAGTAACCTTCAACCCGGATAAAATGGCAGAAATTGACCCTGCCACCTGTGGATACTGTGAGATATGTGTCAGGGAATGTCCACTGGATGCCATTGAAATTAAAAGTGGAAGATTCAAATTAAATGAGTGA
- a CDS encoding TIGR04076 family protein, with translation MLEITVHEIRGHCPVYKEGDVMVFEDPEIDLDKTDALCTHALSTILHYTTILEHNWIPLSLGLTREGDKDHAYLQCVDPGKPYTDGGTVIFKCRRLEE, from the coding sequence ATGCTGGAGATAACCGTCCATGAAATAAGGGGACACTGCCCAGTTTACAAAGAAGGGGACGTTATGGTTTTCGAGGATCCAGAAATCGACCTGGATAAAACCGATGCCCTCTGCACCCACGCACTATCTACTATTCTCCATTATACTACTATTCTAGAACATAACTGGATCCCACTGAGCCTGGGATTAACCAGGGAAGGTGATAAGGACCATGCCTACCTGCAGTGTGTTGATCCTGGAAAACCTTACACTGACGGAGGTACAGTAATCTTCAAATGCAGAAGACTGGAGGAATGA